Within Desulfolithobacter dissulfuricans, the genomic segment ATGGTGGCCTTTTTGCCGTACTGCTTTTCGATTTCCCGTTCCAGGCGGGCAAAGATCTCCTTTTTGTCCGCCGGAGTCAGCCGCCGGTAATGTTTCTGGATAAACTCATCAGCCGTGGGTATCTCCTCCGCATCCATGAGCGGGGCCAGGGCCGCGGCGCCGGCTCCGACACTTGCCAGGGTCACAGCGGCACCGGTGACAAAATCCCTCCTGCTGATACCTGCGCAGGCCTTCTGATCGCCAGACATTTTAGAACATCTCCTTGGGTTCCGATCCTATGATAAATTCGGACATTGCATCGCCGTGCTCTTCCACCTGACCTTTGCGGATGTACTTGGCCGGCCAGGTGGGCGCGGGGGCAAAATCCTTGAATTTGAATTTCGGGGAATGGGGATCGTGGCACTCGGTGCACTTGAAATTTTCCTGGTCGAACCGGCGCTTCACCTGCCACTTGCCCCGACGCAGACCATGGGTACCGTTTTGCCAGTCCTTGTAGATCAGCCCGTGGCATCGGGCGCAGAGCAACTCCACATTCTGGGGCATGATGCCGGTTCCATCATCGGCCACATACTTGTTACGGTCATAGATGAGGTGACAGTTATAGCACCGGTCGTTACGACCGTGATCGAGCTTGATAGCCACATGGGCAAACTGCGGCTGGCGCACTTCAGGATCCGGTGGCACCTTGACCCAGAAGGCATGACAGATGAAACAGTTACCGACCATTACCGCGTTTTTCACCTCTTCCCCCCGGGCGGTTTTGGGTGTATACCAGGCAGGATTGAGGGAAGGTACCGCCTCTTCAGACTCCGACGTCCCGGCACTGAAGAAGAGGAAATAGAGGGCCAGGGCGATACAGGCGGGGATTGTCAGCAGCAGATACCATCTGCTGCCACAGGTCTTGGCCAAGTCACGGTCGCGGTTGTTCATGGGATGCTGTTCTTTCCTGAAAGTTCATCTGTTGCAGGGTTTTGCCGGGAACCTCATGTGCAGCGGATTATGGCATAACAACCAACCCAAACAAATACCGGGAAGCCGGGATATGGACATCGGAAATCCAGGGAGCAGGTGACAGGATCTCCCTGATAATAAATAGTAAAATTCATAGATTTCTTCGGTGCATACTGGCTTGACAACGGCCATGGGAGAGCTGCCGAAAAAGGCTTTCAATGCCGGATCTGGCTCTGGACGGCCATTGGGACAAAAAAAAACAGTTGAGATCAGGTGGCAACAGATGTTAATAGTAATTATCAGTTCTAAATAGGTCGAGCTCGGGTCGGCTCCAGCAGCCGTGCAGCCGGCAGCTGTGCCGCAGTTTGCGCCGGTGTATTGTGTATTGACAGGTCACAGATGTTGTGGTAGCAGAAACAGCCATGCCACAGTGTGCGAACAGGCACATAATCCACTAAATATTCACTGATCCAAAAATATTCCCATGTCCCAAAAAAAGAAAAATCCTGTCTGGGCGTTTTTCGCCTCGGTCAAACTGGCGCTTTTCCTGCTCTTTATCCTGGCCGCCACATCCATCATCGGTACCATCATTCCCCAATCCAAGCCCATGGACTTCTATGTCCATGAATATGGAGAAAACATGGCCAGGCTCATGCAGACCCTGGGCATCCCGGACATGTACAATTCCTGGTGGTTTCTTGGTCTGCTCACCTTCTTTTCCCTCAACCTCATTGTCTGCAGCCTGGAACGCATCCCCACGGTCTGGAAAATCATTCATAAGGACAACCTGGACATAGACCCGGCCAAGCTTGTCCGGCGCAAGATCAAAAAGGAAGTGACTCTGCGGAGCAAGAAGGATGAGGTGGTGTCCAAGGTTGCCTCGTTTCTCAAATCCAAGGGCTGGAAACCTGAACAGCGGGACAAGGGCGACGGCGTACTGCTCTTTGCCGAAAAAGGCCCCTGGACCAGGTTCGGGGTCTACATCGTCCACACTTCCATTCTGATCATTTTCATCGGAGCCATTATCGGCTCGCCTACGGTGGCCAGGAAGATCTTCAAAAACCCGACCTTTGCCTTCAAGGGCTCGATCATGATCCCGGAAACCAGGCAGACCGATTCGATCTTTGCCTTTGACACCGGTGAAAAAATTCCCCTGGGTTTCACCATCCGCTGTAACTATTTCAACATCGAGTACTATCCCAATGGCATGCCCAAGGAGTATCTCTCCGACCTCACGGTCATCGAGGATGGCAGGGAAGTCCTGCACACCAGGATTGAGGTCAACAGCCCCCTGACCTACAGGGGTATCACCTTTTATCAGTCCAGCTACCAGCCCTATAACGACTTCGTTGTCCGGGTAAAGAGTGAAAAGACCGGGGCCACCTACGCATCGGTCATCCCCCCGGCCAAACAGATCCGCTGGGACGAGGGCGGAATCACCTTTGGTATCCTCAATACAGAGCGGTTCGGTGAGGTGGTCCGGCGGGTCAAGGTTTGGTTCTCCGACAACCAGGGCGAGCCCTCCATCTTCTGGATCGAGGCGGGACGGGAGGCCATTATCGAGCGGCCGTCCGGGAAATACGCCTTCACGGCCAAACAGCTCTATGCCACCGGCCTCCAGGTTGCCAAGGATCCCGGCGTCTGGTTTGTCTATATCGGTTGTGGTATGATGCTCCTGGGCCTCATGGTCGCCTTTTTCATGTCCCATCGCAAGATCTGGGCTTATGTCCGGGAAGAGGACGGGGCCATCCGGATCCTCTTTGTCGGCTCTGCCAACAAGAACAAGCTTGGGTTTGAGAAAAAATTCCACGAGATGCTGGACGATTTTTCCTGAACCTGATCTGTACGTTATGCTGCCTGGCAGCCTTTAAACTCATATCAACCAAATAGCGAGATAACTATGAACAGTTCACAGCTTCTTGGTATCACGACGCTTGCCTATCTGCTTTCGTCTGCGTTCTACATTGCCCTGTTTGTCTTCAAGAACAGAAAACTGGGGACCATCGGCCTTGCCATAACCGTTATCGGCTGGTTCTGTCAGACCGCTGGCCTTGGCCTGCGCTGGTACGAGTCCTACCAGATGGGCATCGGTCACGCGCCACTGACAAACATGTATGAATCCCTGGTCTTTTTCGCCTGGTGCGTTGTTCCGTTCTACATTTATATGGAACTCAAGTTCAAGACCAGTGTGATTGGCACATTTGCCATGCCCTTCGCCTTTGTGGCCATGGCCTATGCCTCGTTCGCCAAAGGTATCAACCAGGAGATCAGCCCGCTTATTCCGGCCCTGCAATCCAACTGGCTGATCGCCCACGTCGTCACCTGTTTTATCGGCTACGGTGCCTTTGCCGTGGCCGGCGGACTGGGCATGATGTACCTGCTCAAGAAATCGGCCATCAGGCGGTCTCTGTCGGCGGATTCTCTGACCGGCTCTCTGCCGGACCTCAAGGTGATCGACGACATGACCCACAAGACCATTGTCTTTGGCTTTCTCTGGCTCTCCGCCGGGATCATCACCGGCGCCGTATGGGCCAACGAGGCCTGGGGCACCTACTGGAGCTGGGACCCCAAGGAAACCTGGTCGCTGATCACCTGGTTTATCTACGCGTCCACCCTCCATGCCCGTTTTACCCGCGGCTGGAGCGGCAGCCGGATCGCCTGGCTCTCCATCCTCGGTTTCATTGCCGTCTTCTTCACCTATTTCGGTGTTAACTTCTGGCTCTCAGGCCTCCACAGCTACGGAGCCGGTTGATCCCCGGAACTTCCTAAAAGCCGGCTTGACACCACTACACTGTCGTGCTATAAAATGTTTGATTTTATGAATCACCATTCAGCAAAAAATGTGATACATACCAAGAGGAGGAGAAGTATGAAAAAAACAATCGTTTATGCAGTGGCTGCAGCCTTTGTGTTCAGTGTAGCCCTGAGTGGCCTGTCCATGGCCCAGGACAAGGGTCCGGCCGAGATGACCCTGAAATCCACCATTGATGGAGCCAAGAAGCCCAAACCGGCCCATTTCCCCCATGCCGAGCATCAGGAACGACTGAAATGCGGTGAGTGCCACCACACCAAGGGTGCGGACGGCAAGCAGGTTCCCTACTCCGAGGGTATGAAGATCGAGAAATGTGAGAGTTGTCACAACAAGGGTGCCGGAATGCCCAAGGGTCTGCAGACCTTCAAGGCTGTTGGCCATAAGAACTGCAAAGGCTGCCATAAAGAAACCGGCAAGAAAGAGCTGACCAAGTGCTCCACCTGTCATCCGAAGAAGAAATAACCGGCTGACAGCAGGTTAGAGGCAAATCGAGTAGGGTGAGGCAAGTTAATTACGCTTGCCTCATCCCTCTCACAGAACCGTACGTACGGGTCTCGTATACGGCTCCTGTTTATTTTCCTTCATATTGAAACAGAGATTCCAGTAGATACAGCACCAAGATCAAAGAGACCCAAGCCCCGGTGTAAATATCCGTTGGGCAGGGCATAATGGCTCAAAGGACTTGCCGCATTGGCCCAGGAGTTCATTTTGATCGCATCAAACTTCCCCCTGTATCCAAGCTGCCTCAGCCTGCGGTGAAGCCGATTGGGCTTCTTCCACAATTTCAGCTGGATGGCTCGCAGTCTTCTCCGAATCCATCTCATCAGCCTTGAAAATTCTCCTGTGCAGTTCGCTATCCGGAAGTAGTTGGCAAATCCCCTCAAGAGCGGATTGAGATCTGCAATCACTTTCTCAAGATTCACCGGGGAATTACGCCGGGTCATTGCCTTGACCTTTGCCTTGAAAGACTTAATCTTGCCTCGCTGGATTTGCGTATACTGAGAGCATACGGATACTCCCAGAAAGTTTACGCCCCGACTGCTGTGGCAGATATGGGTCTTTTCACGGTTGACAGTCAGCAGCAATTCTCCTTCAAGATAGTGCCGTGCCTGCTCAAGAGCATTCTCGGCCGCTTTCTTTGATTGGCACAGAATCAGGATATCGTCCGCATAGCGGACTATTCGGTGGCCACGATTCTTCATGAATTGATCAAAAGAATCGAGATACACATTGGCTATCAGAGGGCTGATCACGCCGCCCTGTGGACTGCCGATCTCGCTAGCCGTAAATCCCGAATCCGTCATTACACCGCTCTTCAGAAACTTCTCCAGGAGACCGAGGATACTCCCGTCCCTGATCCGGCGACGAAAGGCGCTGAGGATGAGATCATGGTCCAAGGTGTCAAAGCATTTGGACAGATCCATATCAACTACCCACTTTCGATCGTAGTCACGGATAAACATCGTCGCCTTGGATATCGCCTGATGACAACTGCGGCCTGGGCGATAGCCATAGCTCGACGGGTGGAAATCCCGATCGAATATCGGCAGGAGAATGTCGAGCAGTGCCTGCTGCACTACACGGTCACGGACTGCTGGAATACCGAGCAACCGAACTCCTCCGGTTGGCTTGGGTATCTCTACCCGGCGCACGGCCAGTGGCTGGTAACTCTTTTCCCACAGTTCCTTCAGGAGACAGTCGATGTTGGCTTCGGCTGATGCGGCAAAGTCCTTGATGGACTGGCCGTCTATTCCGGCAGCTCCCTTCGCAGACCTCACCTTCCCAAACGCCTTGTGCAGAGCGTCCCTGCTCAGCATCCGGTCATACAGACTGTACCAAACGTCAACCATGCTCCTGTCCTGCGTCCCCATCCCTCCACTTCTGCCTGGAATCCCCGGGTCTTCACCCAAATGAGAGCGCCTTCTATCCCAATGGGCAATGTACGCTCAACTGTTCAGGTTACTCCGATGAACGGCCAAAATCAGCAGACGGCCTCTCACAGCATACCGCCGAAAATGTGCCCCGCCCCGTCGGGCAGCTTGTGTTCTGACTCCAGACCTCCATGATCTTCAGGGAACCTTCAAATAAACTTCATCCCTTCGCAACTGATACCGCTTTTGGCAAATACCAGCCCCTGTCAAACAACGCTGACAGGTCATCCCGGTTTTATCCTCCACGCTGTTACCAGGCTTCTCCGGCCGGGATTTCATCACTACTACGGAATCATCTGCCACCTCCCACCGCTTCGGTAGGCCTTGGATCTCTCCTTGAACCTTCCTTAACTCTCGTACTGCAAGTACGCTAGGAGGCTTCCCCGGTTAAGGCGAACTCCCGGTGAGCAATCCCATCCTCAATCACGCCAAAGGTCTGACCAGGTATCGGGCTTCACGCTATTGTGCACGCTTACCCACCTATGACGCCGAATCAGGTTCACTTACGCTATGTACCGCTCACTTCCTATCGCTTCCTTCAGACCCTGCCGTTGCCAGCAACGCCCTTGCGATTCGGATTGTCTTCCCCTGGTCGGGGTGACGCCTGCGTTCCGCAGGCTGGGTTTGCCCGCCATGCCGGGCAAACACAAAAAAAGGCTGCTCAATTCGAGCAGCCTTTTTTTGTGTCTTTTTGTATTGTTACAACAAGGTCCAACAAGAGCGGCGGCCATCATCAGGGCCGCCTGAAATAATCTCAAGGTAGCCTCAAAATGTCCTGCAAGAAAACACTCCGCCTGGAGTGTAGTATCCCGGCATCGGACGACGGTCAGGTCAGCCCATCACGGGCTTATTGCCAGAAGGCCTGTTTGCCGACCTCTATCCCTCAACATGCATCTTGGAGATATCGCCCACCTGCAGGACAAGCTGGCCCAGGGCGGTGAGCAGGTTGAGCCGATTCTGCCGCACGGCCGGATCCTCGGCCATGACCATGACCTGGTCGAAGAACCGGTCCACCGGCTCCTTCATCCGCAGCATGGCCCGCAGCGAGGCCTTGTATTCTCTTTTCTCAAGCAGGGGCCCCACAGCCTCCTGAACTTCCTGCAAGACCTGGTAGAGCTCCTTTTCCGCCTCCTCGACAAACATGTCCGGATCCACGGCTGTCTCGGTATTGTCCTTGATGATGTTTCTGATCCGCTTGAACGATCCGGCAAGAACAGTGAACTCTTCCTGGCTGCGTATCCCATCCAGAGCCCGGATCCGGGCCAGACAGTCAACCACATCATCAAATCCGACCGAAGTCGCCGCTTCCACCACCTCGGACCGTGTACCCGAGGCCACCAGGTCGTTGGTAAAGCGCAGGCGGATAAAGCGGAGTACCTCGTCAACGATCTTTTCATCCGGCTCATGCCCGAGCAGCTCTCCGTATCCCTTAAGAGCATAACCGACAATGGCCTTCAGGGAGAGGGAAATATTGAGTCCTGAGATGATATGCAACAACCCAAGAGCCTGGCGTCTGAGACCAAAAGGATCCGTGTTGCCAGTGGGTTTTTCACCGATGGCAAAGCAGCCGGTCAGGGTATCGATCCGGTCGGCAATACCGACAATGGCGCCCAGCAGGGTGGTCGGAAGCTCGCCACCGGCCCGGAGCGGCAGATAATGTTCATGGATGGCCAGCGCCACTTCCGGTTTCTCGCCATCCAGCAGGGCGTATTCCCGCCCCATGACCCCCTGGAGCGATGGGAACTCGCCCACCATCTCGGTCAACAGATCGGCCTTGCACAGCCAGGCTGCCCGGACCGCGTCCTCCTCCAGGTCCGGGGCCAGTTCCCGGGCCAGCATGCCGGCCAGTCGGGCAATACGGGCCGATTTTTCCTTCATGCTGCCGAGTTTCTGCTGAAAGATGATACCTTCCAGAGCATCGATCCTCCTGGCCAGCGGAGTTTTCTTGTCTTCGTTGAAAAAGAAAAGTCCGTCTTCCAGACGGGCCCGCAGGACCCGTTCATGGCCGGCGACCGCCAGATCCCTATCCTCGATACGGGTATTGTTCACTGCAACAAAGAGCGGCATCAGGCAGCCGTTCCTGTCCTGGACTGGAAAATACTTCTGGTGCTCCCGCATGGAGGTGATCAGGGCCTCGTCGGGTAATTCGAGAAATTTTTCGTCAAAGCTCCCGCATACCCCCCAGGGAATCTCCACCAGATTGGTGACCGTGTCCACCAACCCCTCGTGGAGGACCGGTTCGCCCTCGGACGTGCGACCGGCCACGGCCTGTTTGACCTCGCTGATCACCTGGCGCCGCCTCTTTTGCGGATCCACCAGCACAGAGTGTTCCTGGAGCCTTTCCTGATACTGCGCAAAGCCGGTGACCACAAAACTCTCCGGAGCCATGAACCGGTGTCCCCGGGTCGTGTTGCCACTCACCGTATCCTCCACTTCAAACTCCACCACCTGGCCATCATACAGGGCCAGGAGCCACTGGATGGGCCGGGCAAAGGCCAGCGAGGTATTGGCCCAGCGCATGGACTTGGGAAAGACCATACTGCGGATCAATCCTTCCAGGATCTCCGGCAGAAGCTCGATGGTCTCCCGCCCCTGAACATGTTCAACAGCCATCAGATACGGCCCCTTGGGAGTCTCCACCACCTGGAGATCCTCCACCGCAACCCCGCGGGAACGGGCAAATCCCATGGCTGCCTTTGTGGGATTACCGTCCGCATCAAAACCGGCCTTTTTCGAGGGCCCGATATGTTCCACCCTTCTGTCCGGCTGCCTGGACTGGAGATCTTCCACGCAGAGGGTCAGCCGCCTCGGGGTTCCCACCGTATGAATGGGGCCGGATTCAAGCCCGAGCTCGGAAAACCTGGCCGCACAGGCCTGCTCCATAAATGCCAGAGCCGGCTGGATATAGCCGGCAGGGATCTCTTCGGTACCTATTTCAAACAGCAGTTCATTCATTGATTTTTTCTTGTTGAGGATGTGTGGTTAGATGAGTTGACACTGGCAAAGGTCGCAAACCCGCTGGCAAAATTTTCCACCACCACCGAAAACCAGCGGATGGCCGGCTGATCGGCAAGTATTTCACCCAGCTGGCGGCAGACCGTCTCCACCGAGTCGGGCAGGTCACTTCTGCCGGCCAGTCCCTGTTCCACCAGGCTGATCAGATCTTCGATCCAGATAAACTCCCGGAACCGGACCGCAACCCTGGCCGTTCCCCAGCGGCCCATGGACCGGGGCAATCCGCCCTGGTCAAGGCTTGAACGGGGAACCGTGATCGGGACATCGATTTCCAGCACCAGGTCGTCGCTCTCGGCCAGGGAACCGTGCATGCGGCACTCATAACGCTCGGTGCCGATGGAGTCGACCGAGGAGTCCCGCTGGAGAAAATAGGGAAACTCTATCTCCATGTGCGCGGCTTCCGCATCAAGACGGCCCTTGGTCTCCTCGAGAATATGATGGAAGCTCTCCAGATTTATCCGGCCATGAAACCGATTCAAGATCTCCACGAAACGGCTCATGTGGGTGCCCTTAAACCGGTGCGGCAGGTTGACGTACATGTTGACCGTGGCCACAGTCTGCTGCAGCCGATGCTCCTTGTCGAGCACAGTTACAGGATAGGAAATGGTTTTGACGCCGACCTTGCGGATGTTGATACGCCGGTCATCGCGGAGGTTCTGGATATCCTTCATGCTGATTTCCGGTTAACGGATTTTCCCCTGTGGGGGATTCTGGATACACCACGAAAAACACGAAGTACGCAACACGGTCTGGGCATTGCACACTTCGTGTTTCCCGGGATGAAATGTCTTTTTCATTCCCTGCCCGGCCACGAACCCTGAACAGCAACGAGTCAGCCCCTCACTGCGGGGTCACCCCACAGCCGGACCCGTATCCCTTGTGCGCCACCAGGCAGACCACAACGGTTGTTACCGGCAAAGCGGCCGTCGGTCCAGGGTCGGCTTATGCATCG encodes:
- the resB gene encoding cytochrome c biogenesis protein ResB, which translates into the protein MSQKKKNPVWAFFASVKLALFLLFILAATSIIGTIIPQSKPMDFYVHEYGENMARLMQTLGIPDMYNSWWFLGLLTFFSLNLIVCSLERIPTVWKIIHKDNLDIDPAKLVRRKIKKEVTLRSKKDEVVSKVASFLKSKGWKPEQRDKGDGVLLFAEKGPWTRFGVYIVHTSILIIFIGAIIGSPTVARKIFKNPTFAFKGSIMIPETRQTDSIFAFDTGEKIPLGFTIRCNYFNIEYYPNGMPKEYLSDLTVIEDGREVLHTRIEVNSPLTYRGITFYQSSYQPYNDFVVRVKSEKTGATYASVIPPAKQIRWDEGGITFGILNTERFGEVVRRVKVWFSDNQGEPSIFWIEAGREAIIERPSGKYAFTAKQLYATGLQVAKDPGVWFVYIGCGMMLLGLMVAFFMSHRKIWAYVREEDGAIRILFVGSANKNKLGFEKKFHEMLDDFS
- the ccsB gene encoding c-type cytochrome biogenesis protein CcsB, yielding MNSSQLLGITTLAYLLSSAFYIALFVFKNRKLGTIGLAITVIGWFCQTAGLGLRWYESYQMGIGHAPLTNMYESLVFFAWCVVPFYIYMELKFKTSVIGTFAMPFAFVAMAYASFAKGINQEISPLIPALQSNWLIAHVVTCFIGYGAFAVAGGLGMMYLLKKSAIRRSLSADSLTGSLPDLKVIDDMTHKTIVFGFLWLSAGIITGAVWANEAWGTYWSWDPKETWSLITWFIYASTLHARFTRGWSGSRIAWLSILGFIAVFFTYFGVNFWLSGLHSYGAG
- a CDS encoding cytochrome c3 family protein, giving the protein MKKTIVYAVAAAFVFSVALSGLSMAQDKGPAEMTLKSTIDGAKKPKPAHFPHAEHQERLKCGECHHTKGADGKQVPYSEGMKIEKCESCHNKGAGMPKGLQTFKAVGHKNCKGCHKETGKKELTKCSTCHPKKK
- the ltrA gene encoding group II intron reverse transcriptase/maturase — encoded protein: MVDVWYSLYDRMLSRDALHKAFGKVRSAKGAAGIDGQSIKDFAASAEANIDCLLKELWEKSYQPLAVRRVEIPKPTGGVRLLGIPAVRDRVVQQALLDILLPIFDRDFHPSSYGYRPGRSCHQAISKATMFIRDYDRKWVVDMDLSKCFDTLDHDLILSAFRRRIRDGSILGLLEKFLKSGVMTDSGFTASEIGSPQGGVISPLIANVYLDSFDQFMKNRGHRIVRYADDILILCQSKKAAENALEQARHYLEGELLLTVNREKTHICHSSRGVNFLGVSVCSQYTQIQRGKIKSFKAKVKAMTRRNSPVNLEKVIADLNPLLRGFANYFRIANCTGEFSRLMRWIRRRLRAIQLKLWKKPNRLHRRLRQLGYRGKFDAIKMNSWANAASPLSHYALPNGYLHRGLGLFDLGAVSTGISVSI
- the glyS gene encoding glycine--tRNA ligase subunit beta, with the protein product MNELLFEIGTEEIPAGYIQPALAFMEQACAARFSELGLESGPIHTVGTPRRLTLCVEDLQSRQPDRRVEHIGPSKKAGFDADGNPTKAAMGFARSRGVAVEDLQVVETPKGPYLMAVEHVQGRETIELLPEILEGLIRSMVFPKSMRWANTSLAFARPIQWLLALYDGQVVEFEVEDTVSGNTTRGHRFMAPESFVVTGFAQYQERLQEHSVLVDPQKRRRQVISEVKQAVAGRTSEGEPVLHEGLVDTVTNLVEIPWGVCGSFDEKFLELPDEALITSMREHQKYFPVQDRNGCLMPLFVAVNNTRIEDRDLAVAGHERVLRARLEDGLFFFNEDKKTPLARRIDALEGIIFQQKLGSMKEKSARIARLAGMLARELAPDLEEDAVRAAWLCKADLLTEMVGEFPSLQGVMGREYALLDGEKPEVALAIHEHYLPLRAGGELPTTLLGAIVGIADRIDTLTGCFAIGEKPTGNTDPFGLRRQALGLLHIISGLNISLSLKAIVGYALKGYGELLGHEPDEKIVDEVLRFIRLRFTNDLVASGTRSEVVEAATSVGFDDVVDCLARIRALDGIRSQEEFTVLAGSFKRIRNIIKDNTETAVDPDMFVEEAEKELYQVLQEVQEAVGPLLEKREYKASLRAMLRMKEPVDRFFDQVMVMAEDPAVRQNRLNLLTALGQLVLQVGDISKMHVEG
- a CDS encoding GTP cyclohydrolase I FolE2; this encodes MKDIQNLRDDRRINIRKVGVKTISYPVTVLDKEHRLQQTVATVNMYVNLPHRFKGTHMSRFVEILNRFHGRINLESFHHILEETKGRLDAEAAHMEIEFPYFLQRDSSVDSIGTERYECRMHGSLAESDDLVLEIDVPITVPRSSLDQGGLPRSMGRWGTARVAVRFREFIWIEDLISLVEQGLAGRSDLPDSVETVCRQLGEILADQPAIRWFSVVVENFASGFATFASVNSSNHTSSTRKNQ